One Thermoanaerobacter kivui genomic window, AAATCATAAGGCTTACCTCTCTAAAGAATTGTATGAAGAATTTAGAAGGAGAATAAAATCTATTTACAAATCCTAGTTAGATTGGAAGAGGTTTTATGTTTAAGGATAGTTACAAAAATGCAATGATGATTTATGTAGTGCAAATGGTATTGATAGTGATACTTGTAAATAACAATTTTATGAAAAATCTTGATGTATTTCAGCCAAAAAATCAAGAGCTGTTTAGGATTTTCATAGGAATTTTGATTTTTATATTAAATGTGTTTTCTATTTTTGTGTTAAGAGACTTGTATGCCAAAAATAAAGAAGAACGCCAATTTTTAATAAATAGTATTAGATTTAAATACATAGAAGAACAAAATCGCATATACAGGCAAAATCATCATGATATTAAAAATCACTTGATAGTCATTTCTGAATTAGTCAAGGAAAAAAGATATAGTGAACTGGAGAATTATTTGTCTTCATATATAGAAGAAATTGATAAAAATTTAGTAACTATAAACACAGCCGTAAATGAAATTGATATATTACTTTATTCAAAGATAAACAATGCTAAAAGCAAAGGTATTGAAGTGTATTTTAAATGCGATACACAAATCCAATGCCACAAAAAGCATGTGTTAAACCTTGTTTCAGTTTTGGGAAATTTAATAGACAATGCAATAGAGGCTTGTGATGAAATGGAAAAAGATAAGTACATAGCGATAGACATAAAAGAAGACCCCATAGATTACATATTTCACATAAAGAATAGATATGATTTTCAAAAAGATGTAGAACCATCCATCTTTTTTGAAGAAGGGTTTTCTACAAAAGAGGGTAGAGGAAGAGGAGAAGGATTGTATATTGTAAGAAATATAGTAGAAAAGTATCGCGGTGAAATAAAAGTAAAAACCCAAGGAGGTTATTTTGACGTTATTGTAGAAATTCCTAAATTTTCTCTGGAGGGCGATTGATATTAATATTGAAAAGTTAGCTGAAAAATTGACCCAACGATTATTCAAAACTCAAAATTTGACGGATATTGAAATGGCAAAAATACAATATGGCATAAGCTTAATTTTAGGCGTGCTGATTGAATTTGTCTTAGTTTACACTGTCTCTTTAATATTAGGATTTGGTTTTTACACTGCAGTAATAATGATTTCAGCTCTTTTGTTGAGAATAAATACAGGCGGAGCTCATTGTTCTACTTATAATAGATGTATAACTTTTACAGCAATTTATTTTATACCTTTTTCTGCTTTAGCAAAATTTGTAGACATACATTTTCCTTTGACATTTAAATTTTTTGTGAGTCTATTGCTATATTTTATAGTTTTAGCGATAGTAAAAAATCATAAATTTTATAAAATTGTAGTTTTCAGTTTTGTTCTTCTAAACATTTTGCTGTTTTTTATGGGCTCAATATTTGGCGTCAAAATGTTGTTTATGGTATCTATTGGTTTTATGCTGCAAGCTATAATGATAACTTCCTTTGGGGAAATGATGATAAGAATTGCTGATAATGTTATAAAAAAATTAGGAATATAATTTTTTTGTCATTTTTATCATACTTTTTATGTAATTTAAGAAAAGAAATACATTTTAATACAAAAAATTAATGGGTATAAATATAAAAGAAGGAAAAAACTTCAAAATAAATGCTGTTTTTAGGATGTAATTTGGAAAAAATTAGGTGAAAAATGCATTTTCGTTCCCAAAAATGACACTTTCGTTCCGAAATCCACACAAAGGGTTTTAAATGTTGTATAATTAGATAAAGATAAGTGGGAGGTGAATTTAATGAAAAAGGTTCGTCCGATGTCAATATTAGGGACGGTGCTTACCTTTATAGGTACATTGGGGCTGGTGACTCCCGCTTGTATCGGTTGGTTTTATAAGCCCCAAGTGCCTGAGGTTTTGGCGAAAAAGTAATACCTCTCAAAGATTTTTCTACCCTTCCCTAGTAGGTTTCAACATTTCTCCTGAGTTTTTTACATGGATTTAAATTATTTTTGTGCCGGATAATCGGCACTTTTTTATTTTAGCATTTAGAATTTTATTGGCATGATTTTTGCATAGAAAATGGATGTGATAAGGAAGGGTTATAAAAGCTTAAGGGGGGGTGGTGTTGACTTAAAAAGAGTAGGGAAGTTATAATAAAATTGAAGAGGGATAAGATAGGGGGTATATATTTGCCTACTTTTTTCAATAACGTATTGAAGTAGTACACATTTTTTGTGGTTGAAAAATTTGTATAAAGCCATCTAATTAATACTGTAAAACAATTTAAAAAATTAATGGTGTGTCTTTTTTATATTTTTTTAGGGGGTAATCTGTTGAAAGTCTATTCTTTAGTTGGAGAGAGTGGTACAGGAAAAAGTCACCATGCCTCTTTTATTGCTGGCAAGTACGGGATTAGGTACATCATAGATGACGGTATTTTGATAAAAGGCAACAATATCATAGCAGGGGTTTCTGCCAAAAAAGAGGCCACAAAAATTGCGGCGATAAAAAGGGCATTGTTTACTGACCCCAAACACGCAGAAGATGTAAAAAAAGCTATTGAAGAAATGAAACCCGACAAAATCCTCATTATAGGTACTTCTGACAGAATGGTGGATGCGATAGCGGAAAAGCTGGGGCTTCCTCCTGTCAGTATAAGGATATACATTAAAGATGTGGTACCGCCAAAACAAATTGAAATAGCTCGGGAAAAAAGACTTACGGAGGGGAAACACGTTATTCCTGTTCCCACATTTGAAGTTAAAAAGCAATTTTCAGGATATTTTTTAGACTCTCTGCGAATTTTTAGGAGAAATAAGGGTGGATATTTTGAAAAGACAATTGTAAGGCCTAATTACAGCTATTTAGGGAAATACACTATTTCTGAAAATGTCATAAATTCAATAGTAGCTTATGAGCTTATTTTATTTAATGAGGTTTACAGAGTTAATAGGGTTTTGACAGAAAAAAGGCCTGAAGGAATAATTTTAAAAGTAGACGTTACAATAAAGTATGGGTACAAAATTATCCCTGTATTAAAAGAAGCTATGAAAAATATAAAAAAACAATTGGAGTATATGACGGCCTTAAATGTCCTACAAATGGATATTTATGTAAAAAATTTGTATATAGAAAAAACAAATACTAAAGAAAAGGGTATGTGATATGTATAAAATCATAAGAAAAGCGGTACTAAATCCTGTCGTCAAACTCATGGATATTGAAGCGCCAAGAGTTGCAAAGAGTGCAAAACCTGGTCAGTTTGTCATTATTAGAATTTATGATAAAGGGGAAAGGATTTCTCTTACTATTGCAGATTATGACCTGGAAAAGGGAACAGTTACAATTGTATTTCAAGAGGTTGGTAAATCGACGAAGTTATTGGGAACTCTCAATGCAGGAGATTATATTTTAGATTTTGTAGGGCCTTTAGGGAATTCTATGGAAGTTCCCAAAGATGCTAAAAAAATATTAGGTGTTGGCGGTGGTGTAGGTATACCTGCCCTTTATCCTAAATTAAAAGTGCTACATCAAGAAGGTTATAAAGTTGAAGCGATTCTTGGCGGTAGAAGTGAAGAATATATAATTTTCAAGAAAGAAATGGAGGCTGTCTGTGACAAAGTATATTATGCTACAGACGATGGTACTCTAGGAAAAAAGGGCTTTGTGACAGATGTATTGAAAGAAGTATTGGAAAATGACAAAGAAATAGATTATATTATTACAGTTGGTCCTGTTATAATGATGAAAAATGTTTGCAAGATGACCAAAGAATACAATATACCAACTATAGTCAGTATGAACCCATTGATGGTAGATGGAACAGGGATGTGCGGCGCTTGTAGAATTGAGGTTGGCGGTGAGACAAAATTTGTATGTATGGATGGTCCAATTTTTGATGGTCATCTTGTGAATTTTGACTTAGCCATGACAAGGCTTAATATGTTTAAACAACAAGAAAAAGTGTCATTAGAATTGTATGAACAACATCATGGAGGTGATCACCATGGCCGTTAAAGATAGAGTGCCTATGAAAGAACAGGATCCAAAAGAGAGAAAGAAAAATTTTAATGAAGTAGCGTTAGGATATACTGAAGAGGAGGCAATTCTAGAGGCTTCAAGGTGTATACAATGTCCTAAACCTACTTGTGTGGCCGGGTGTCCCGTCCATGTGAGAATACCAGAGTTTATAAAAGCAATTACGAAGAGAGAATTTGAAGAGGCTTATAAAATAATAAAGAGTACAAATAGTTTACCTGCCGTCTGTGGCAGAGTATGTCCGCAGGAAGAACAGTGTGAAAAGAATTGCGTATTAAATAAAATTGGCAAACCTATTGCTATTGGAAGATTAGAGAGATTTGTAGCTGATTATGCCCTTCAAAATAATATTGAAGAAGAAGTAAAGCCTGAGAAGAAAAATAAAAAAGTGGCTATAATAGGTGGAGGACCTGCAGGACTTACTTGTGCAGGAGACCTTCTAAAAATGGGCTATGATGTTACAATTTTTGAGGCTTTGCATGCTTTGGGTGGAGTTTTAACCTATGGGATTCCCGAATTTAGATTACCCAAGAGAATTGTGGAAGCAGAAATAGAAAGATTAAAGAAATTAGGTGCAAAAGTTGAGACTAACGTGGTGGTAGGAAGGACAGTTACAATTGACCAATTGATGGAGGAAGAAGGCTTTGAAGCAGTATTTGTTGGCACAGGTGCTGGACTTCCTAAGTTAATGGATATTCCGGGCAAGAATTTGAATGGTGTTTATTCTGCCAATGAATTTTTGACAAGAATAAATCTTATGAAAGCATATAAATTTCCTGAATATGATACTCCTCTTGTAGTAGGTAAGAGAGTAGCTGTAAGTAGGTAAGAGAGTAGCTGTAATAGGTGGAGGAAATGTGGCAATGGATGCTGCACGTTCTGCTCTAAGGCTTGATGGTGTGGAAGAAGTAACTGTAATATACAGGCGTTCAAAAGAGGAGATGCCAGCAAGGGCGGAGGAAATAGAGCATGCTATTGAAGAAGGTATAAAATTTGAGTTTTTAGCTAACCCAATAAGGATAAATGGGACAGACGATGGATGGGTAAAAAGTATGGATGTAATAAGAATGGAATTAGGTGAGCCTGATAGCTCAGGAAGAAGGAGACCTATTGAAATACCTGGCTCTGAGTTTACAATAGAAGTAGATACAGTGATTATGGCTTTAGGAACGAGCCCTAATAATTTGATTCCTTCCACTACAAAGGATATTGATGTACAGAGGTGGGGTGGAATTATAGCCGATGAGACAGGTAAAACTTCAAAGCCTGGCGTTTTTGCTGGAGGAGATGCGGTAACTGGAGCTGCTACTGTAATACTTGCGATGGGAGCAGGTAAACAGGCGGCAAAAGCTATAGATGAATATTTGAAAAATAAAAAGTAATTAGTATAATATATCAAAAATATGAATTATTATGCAGAAAATATCTTGTAACATTTACAAATGATATAAGAAATGGTATAACAATTAGAATATTATGTTAAATATACCCATAAATGGGTATATTTTTTTTAAAATGATTAAAAAAATAGAAAACTTACAATAAAAAAACTTTCACAAAAGAAAAAAATGTGATAAAATGCATTTAAATGCATTATTATACGAACCTTTATTTAGAAATAACATTAAAACAACTTAATTTAGCGAAAAAATTAGATTTTAAAACTAATCACAAAATATTGAACAGGAGGTAATTGCAATGACCATATGGTCAAAATCAAATGATGTACTAGGAACAGTAAACAGAGGAAATCCAGCGGAATCCGGCTTGTGCACACTTTGCATGGCGGATTGCCAGGGAAAGTGCGAAACCTGGCTTTCTAGTCTTCTGGGCAGAAAAATGTTGTATCCTAGAGATTTTGGTATGGTAACAGCTGGAAGTAGCAACACAACGTCCATTGGCGTATCTTACAATTCATTGAGGATAATGGGATATAATTACGGTGCTTATGGGTTAGGTCAAAATATTTCCAATTCTTCTGATGACTGCATATTCCCAAATGTAAATATTGAAACTGAATTTGGTAGTGAAGAAAAAACAAAATCAAGAATTCCTATTATGACTGGTGCTCTCGGGTCGACTTTTATTGCAGCAAAGTACTGGGACCCATTAGCTATAGGTGCGGCTCTTGTAGGTTTTCCGATAGTAATAGGCGAAAATGTGGCAGGTATTGATAAGGAGGCAGTAATAGAAAATGGCAGAATTAAAAAGGCACCGGAACTAGACAAAAGAATAAATACTTATCTTCGTTATTTTGATGGATATGGTGCTATTATTGTCCAGGTGAATGTAGAAGACTTAAGGAACGGTGTGGCAGAATATGTTATTGAAAAGTACGGTGATAAGGTAATAATAGAGCTTAAATGGGGACAGGGTGCAAAAAGTATTGGTGGCGAAATTCAAGTTAAGGATATTGAATATGCTACTTTCTTAAAAAAGAGGGGTTACATTGTCGATCCTGATCCAGAAAAGCCTGAAATTGTTGAAGGATTTAAAAACGGTGCTGTAAAATCTTTTGCAAGGCACAGTAGACTCGGATATACTCATCTATCTTCCCCTGAAGAAGTGAGGGAAGAATTTATGAAAACCGTAGAGTATTTACGAAAAATCGGGTATAAAAAAATCACATTAAAAACCGGCTCTTATAGTATGGATAGTTTAGCTATGGCTATAAAATTTGCTACCGAAGCAAAACTTGATTTGCTCACAATCGATGGTTCAGGCGGCGGAACTGGCATGAGTCCGTGGAATATGATGCAGACATGGGGTGTACCGTCTATACTTCTGCATTCGAAAGCATATGAGTACGCATCAATCCTCGCAAATAAAGGGCAGAAAGTGGTTGATATGGCTTTTGCCGGTGGTTTTGCAAGAGAAGACCATATTTTTAAAGCCCTTGCCCTGGGAGCACCATTTACAAAGTTAGTTTGCATGGGAAGAGCATTAATGATACCAGCCTTTGTAGGTTCGAATATAGAAGGGGTACTGCATCCGGAAAGGAAAGGCAAGGTAAATGGAAATTGGGACAGCTTGCCGCCGACGGTTTCTCAGCTTGGCCTCAAAGCAGAGGAAATTTTCGCAGGTTACTATGAGGTGAAAAAGAAAGTGGGAGAAAATGAAATGAAAAATATACCTTATGGAGCTATAGCCGTATGGACTTTAGCGGATAAATTGGCTGCAGGTTTGCAACAGCTGATGGCGGGAGCAAGAAAGTTTTCTATCAAAGCAATTTCAAGAGAAGATATTGCTTCAGCCAACCGGGAAACTGAAAGGGAAACTGGGATACCCTTTATCACAGATATAAGGAATAATGTTGCGAGAGATATTTTAAATTCTTAAAATAATAGGTCTCTCTATGGGGGTAAACTCTATTCTTTTTATGGTGTTTTTTTCTTCAATACTCTTACAATTATTCTCTAAGTGGTAAATTCTTATTTGAGAAAAAAGCCGATTTTCGGCTTTTTTTTTATACAAAAAAATTATATAATAATAATTAACAGGACAGAGAAATATGATAGTTAGTGAGTAAATAAACTCAATGTGGGTGAGGAAGATGAAATATAGTGTGGAAGAAAAGGGGACAAAGGTAATTGTAAGGGGGATTGAAGATTTTAACCTTAAAGAGACTTTTGAGTGCGGACAATGTTTTAGGTGGAATGAAGAAGAAGATGGAAGCTATACAGGAGTTGCATATGATAGAGTAATAAATGTGAAATTAGAAGGAGATATGTTAATAATTGACAATACAGACTTGAATGACTTTTATGACATATGGTTTGACTATTTTGACCTTGGAAGAGATTATAAGCAGATAAAAGAAAGTCTTTCACGGGATCCAATATTAAAAGAAGCAATTCAATATGGGAAAGGTATAAGGATTTTGCGCCAAGACACGTGGGAAACTCTTATCTCTTTTATAATCTCTCAAAACAACAGGATACCCCAGATAAAAAAAGTTATAGAAAATCTTGCGAGGTCTTTTGGAGATCCTATTGAGTACAAAGGAAAAATCTATTATACTTTTCCCAAGGCTGAAGATTTTGTTATGTTTGATGTGGAGACAATTGCAAAGAGCAAATGTGGTTTTAGGGCGAAGTATATAATGGACGCAGCTTCTAAAGTTTTTTCAGGAGAGATAAACCTTTTGAAGCTCTATGAGTATAAAACAGGAGAAATTAGAGATATTCTTATGAATATAAACGGTGTAGGGCCCAAAGTGGCTGATTGCGTGATATTGTATTCAATAGGTAGATACGATACTTTTCCAACAGATGTTTGGATAAAAAGGATTGTAGAGTATTTGTATCTGAAAAGAGAAGGAAATCCCTTAGAAATACAGCTATTTGCTATAGATAAATTTGGAGAATTATCTGGATTTGCACAACAATATCTCTTTTATTACAGCAGGGAGATGAGGAAGAAAATTTTTAACGAGAGGAAGAAGTAAATGTTAGGAACCATTGTGAATTCAATTGCGATAATTATTGGAGGAACCTTAGGTAGACTTCTTAAAGTAGGTATTCCTGAGAGATTTAAAACCATAGTGATGCAAGGCGTGGCTTTAAGCGTCATGATGATTGGAATATCCAGTGGGCTTAAGTTTAATAATTTGATGTTGGTAATTGTGAGCCTTGTTTTGGGTGGTATTATAGGGGAAGCTTTAAATATTGAAGAATATTTAAATAAGTTAGGAGATACATTGCAAAAAAAGTTAAGTAAAGATAACAGTTCTACAATTAGCAAAGGCTTTGTGACAGCAAGTTTAGTTTATTGCATTGGTGCTATGGCAATTGTAGGTGCTTTGAAAGATGGACTTTCAGGAGACCACAGTATACTATTTGCTAAATCTGTGCTAGATGGAATTTCCTCCATAATTTTTGCTTCTACTTTTGGAATAGGTGTTGTTTTTTCAGCTATTTCGGTATTTTTGTATCAAGGTTCTATTTCATTAGGTGCATCTTTTTTGCAAGGGCTTTTGACGAAACCAGTGATTGAAGACATGACAGCTGTAGGAGGAGTATTGATATTTGCGATTTCTTTGAACATGTTGGAAATTAAAAATATAAAAGTGGGTAATTTGCTTCCAGCTATTTTTATACCTATTTTTTATCAGATTTTACTAAACCTTATAAAAGGATTTTAGGCGGTGCCAATATGAAACCGATGAAGAGTATTGATGTAGCCAGAGTTGCGGTAAAAATGGCTATGTCAACGAGAGAAGAGGAAGAGGCTTTAAAAAATAAATATTGGCAACAGGGAGTAAAAGTTGCTGCTGTTGATTATGGTGGAGAATATGTAACTTCTATATCTAAAATTATTGAAAGAGCAGTTGTAGCAGCTAAAAGAGAAGGAATTATAGAAGAGAGTCACACAGGAGAGGGAGCAGTTGCAGGGGCTGCCCATGACGCTGTTATGCAAGTCATGAACAAAGCCATGGGCCTTAATGTAGGAGGGAAAATAGGAATTGCATATGCTAATGAACATCTTTGTGTTTGTGTGTTTTTTGCGGTAGGGATGCTCAACTTAAACGAAGTAGCTATAGGATTAGGTCACAGGTCGTTAAAATGAGGGGTTAAACCCCTCATACTTTTTTTAAAGCTTCTTCTATATTTATCATCCCACTACCTTGAGTCCATAACCCTGCATCGCCGATTTTTATTGCTGTCGATTTTAAAATATTTTTTATTTGGATATTGGCCAAATTAGGATTTTTTTCAAGAAGCAGTGCTGCTGCTCCTGCTGCCATTGGAGTGGCCATAGAAGTTCCTGTTGCTGTTCTATATGCTTTATTCACCATGATTTCATCTGCACCAAAAGGTACGTTTCCTGAAGCAGTAGAAATTATTTTTACACCTGGTGCTACTATGTCTGGTTTGTATAGATAAGGCGAACCTCTTCCAGAAAATTGAGCTATTTCGTCATCACTTATGTCGGAGGTTCTTTTGTCATCTACTGCTCCAACTGTTATTGCGTTTCTACTAGTACCGGGAGAAGTAATAGTGTTGTAATTGGGTCCAGAATTTCCGGCAGCTACAGTAACTACTATTCCATGCTTCCACAATGTATCCACACCTCTTACTAAGGGGTCTAGAAAGGTAGGTAATGAAGGAGTTTCACCTATTGAAAGAGAAACTATTCTTATATTGTATTTATCTTTGTTGTCTAAAACCCATTGCATTCCGGCTAATATATCTGATGATAGACCCTTTCCATAAGCATCAAGGACTTTTACTGCTACTATATTTGCTTCTGGAGCAACTCCTTTGTATTTTCCATTTGAGGCATATCCGTTTCCTGCAGCATCCCCTGCTACATGGGTTCCATGACCGTTATCGTCATAAGGCTGTTTTTTTCCATTGACAACATCATAAAAAGCTACTATGCGATTTTTGGGTTTTGTAAAGTCAGGATGAGGATATATTCCTGTGTCTAAAAAAGCGATTGTTACACCTTTTCCGGTGTAGCCTAAATCATTTACTTTTCTTGAGTTGATTTCTTGTGTCGCAATGTTAAGTTGCACCTGGATGGTGGAGTCTTCTGCTATGAAGTGTATACCACTGAGGGAAGCAATTTTTGCTAATTTATTGCATGGCAGATTAACTGACCACGCGTTTATGATGGGAAGTTCGAATTTTATACTTCCTCCTAATTTTTCAATTTTTGCTTTTAAAATACTATAGGGTAATCTTGAATATAAGATTACTGGTACACATTCACTTCTTAAATAAGCTACTTTATTTAATAATCTTTTGTCAATTTTGTTTTTAATAAATATGTCTTTCGCTATCTTAG contains:
- a CDS encoding sensor histidine kinase; this encodes MFKDSYKNAMMIYVVQMVLIVILVNNNFMKNLDVFQPKNQELFRIFIGILIFILNVFSIFVLRDLYAKNKEERQFLINSIRFKYIEEQNRIYRQNHHDIKNHLIVISELVKEKRYSELENYLSSYIEEIDKNLVTINTAVNEIDILLYSKINNAKSKGIEVYFKCDTQIQCHKKHVLNLVSVLGNLIDNAIEACDEMEKDKYIAIDIKEDPIDYIFHIKNRYDFQKDVEPSIFFEEGFSTKEGRGRGEGLYIVRNIVEKYRGEIKVKTQGGYFDVIVEIPKFSLEGD
- a CDS encoding accessory gene regulator ArgB-like protein, whose protein sequence is MDINIEKLAEKLTQRLFKTQNLTDIEMAKIQYGISLILGVLIEFVLVYTVSLILGFGFYTAVIMISALLLRINTGGAHCSTYNRCITFTAIYFIPFSALAKFVDIHFPLTFKFFVSLLLYFIVLAIVKNHKFYKIVVFSFVLLNILLFFMGSIFGVKMLFMVSIGFMLQAIMITSFGEMMIRIADNVIKKLGI
- a CDS encoding cyclic lactone autoinducer peptide is translated as MKKVRPMSILGTVLTFIGTLGLVTPACIGWFYKPQVPEVLAKK
- a CDS encoding Asp23/Gls24 family envelope stress response protein codes for the protein MKVYSLVGESGTGKSHHASFIAGKYGIRYIIDDGILIKGNNIIAGVSAKKEATKIAAIKRALFTDPKHAEDVKKAIEEMKPDKILIIGTSDRMVDAIAEKLGLPPVSIRIYIKDVVPPKQIEIAREKRLTEGKHVIPVPTFEVKKQFSGYFLDSLRIFRRNKGGYFEKTIVRPNYSYLGKYTISENVINSIVAYELILFNEVYRVNRVLTEKRPEGIILKVDVTIKYGYKIIPVLKEAMKNIKKQLEYMTALNVLQMDIYVKNLYIEKTNTKEKGM
- a CDS encoding sulfide/dihydroorotate dehydrogenase-like FAD/NAD-binding protein, with amino-acid sequence MYKIIRKAVLNPVVKLMDIEAPRVAKSAKPGQFVIIRIYDKGERISLTIADYDLEKGTVTIVFQEVGKSTKLLGTLNAGDYILDFVGPLGNSMEVPKDAKKILGVGGGVGIPALYPKLKVLHQEGYKVEAILGGRSEEYIIFKKEMEAVCDKVYYATDDGTLGKKGFVTDVLKEVLENDKEIDYIITVGPVIMMKNVCKMTKEYNIPTIVSMNPLMVDGTGMCGACRIEVGGETKFVCMDGPIFDGHLVNFDLAMTRLNMFKQQEKVSLELYEQHHGGDHHGR
- a CDS encoding glutamate synthase-related protein gives rise to the protein MTIWSKSNDVLGTVNRGNPAESGLCTLCMADCQGKCETWLSSLLGRKMLYPRDFGMVTAGSSNTTSIGVSYNSLRIMGYNYGAYGLGQNISNSSDDCIFPNVNIETEFGSEEKTKSRIPIMTGALGSTFIAAKYWDPLAIGAALVGFPIVIGENVAGIDKEAVIENGRIKKAPELDKRINTYLRYFDGYGAIIVQVNVEDLRNGVAEYVIEKYGDKVIIELKWGQGAKSIGGEIQVKDIEYATFLKKRGYIVDPDPEKPEIVEGFKNGAVKSFARHSRLGYTHLSSPEEVREEFMKTVEYLRKIGYKKITLKTGSYSMDSLAMAIKFATEAKLDLLTIDGSGGGTGMSPWNMMQTWGVPSILLHSKAYEYASILANKGQKVVDMAFAGGFAREDHIFKALALGAPFTKLVCMGRALMIPAFVGSNIEGVLHPERKGKVNGNWDSLPPTVSQLGLKAEEIFAGYYEVKKKVGENEMKNIPYGAIAVWTLADKLAAGLQQLMAGARKFSIKAISREDIASANRETERETGIPFITDIRNNVARDILNS
- a CDS encoding DNA-3-methyladenine glycosylase family protein, producing MKYSVEEKGTKVIVRGIEDFNLKETFECGQCFRWNEEEDGSYTGVAYDRVINVKLEGDMLIIDNTDLNDFYDIWFDYFDLGRDYKQIKESLSRDPILKEAIQYGKGIRILRQDTWETLISFIISQNNRIPQIKKVIENLARSFGDPIEYKGKIYYTFPKAEDFVMFDVETIAKSKCGFRAKYIMDAASKVFSGEINLLKLYEYKTGEIRDILMNINGVGPKVADCVILYSIGRYDTFPTDVWIKRIVEYLYLKREGNPLEIQLFAIDKFGELSGFAQQYLFYYSREMRKKIFNERKK
- a CDS encoding DUF554 domain-containing protein, which translates into the protein MLGTIVNSIAIIIGGTLGRLLKVGIPERFKTIVMQGVALSVMMIGISSGLKFNNLMLVIVSLVLGGIIGEALNIEEYLNKLGDTLQKKLSKDNSSTISKGFVTASLVYCIGAMAIVGALKDGLSGDHSILFAKSVLDGISSIIFASTFGIGVVFSAISVFLYQGSISLGASFLQGLLTKPVIEDMTAVGGVLIFAISLNMLEIKNIKVGNLLPAIFIPIFYQILLNLIKGF
- a CDS encoding HutP family protein yields the protein MKPMKSIDVARVAVKMAMSTREEEEALKNKYWQQGVKVAAVDYGGEYVTSISKIIERAVVAAKREGIIEESHTGEGAVAGAAHDAVMQVMNKAMGLNVGGKIGIAYANEHLCVCVFFAVGMLNLNEVAIGLGHRSLK
- a CDS encoding S8 family peptidase, encoding MNLIPIFVFSKIAKDIFIKNKIDKRLLNKVAYLRSECVPVILYSRLPYSILKAKIEKLGGSIKFELPIINAWSVNLPCNKLAKIASLSGIHFIAEDSTIQVQLNIATQEINSRKVNDLGYTGKGVTIAFLDTGIYPHPDFTKPKNRIVAFYDVVNGKKQPYDDNGHGTHVAGDAAGNGYASNGKYKGVAPEANIVAVKVLDAYGKGLSSDILAGMQWVLDNKDKYNIRIVSLSIGETPSLPTFLDPLVRGVDTLWKHGIVVTVAAGNSGPNYNTITSPGTSRNAITVGAVDDKRTSDISDDEIAQFSGRGSPYLYKPDIVAPGVKIISTASGNVPFGADEIMVNKAYRTATGTSMATPMAAGAAALLLEKNPNLANIQIKNILKSTAIKIGDAGLWTQGSGMINIEEALKKV